The Papilio machaon chromosome 24, ilPapMach1.1, whole genome shotgun sequence genome contains the following window.
TTCGGCATCTCGATATCACATTACTATGAACATATCATATTTAACTCTAGACGAAATCGACTGAACACAGTATTAAACTACGGACTGCCAATTTCACAATGTTGACCGATATGATTAAAAAGAgtacagttaaaatttaaagaatattttactttCGGTAAATCTTCATAATGCAATAGACGTGTTGTGATTGTTAACGCCACCTTTTGGCAAGTTTTAGTAACTAAGTAAATGGTTAAGTAAAACGATAACCTAAGCGATATATGAAGATAAGATAAGCCTTACTACAGAATGCCAAATCGTGGTTAATCTCTAATTCAACCTGTTTGATTACATTCTTacgtgttaaatatttaaaaatgttttaatgtgaCTGAaccctaaattaaataacgaaCAAGTTTCTGGCGCATTCGGGATGTGAGGCGCGCTTTCTCCGGCCCCATGAGCCTTCATCTCGCCGCACGAGATTCATGAGGGAGCGCTGATCGGCCATCATTATACTGCGGGTGTGGCCGAATTTATAATCGAAATGATGATGACCTTTTGATGATGTAAAGGAAGCAACTATTTAATATGCATCTCTTATTAGACATATGAAGAGAGACACGTGCCTCTTCTTCATCGTATCAGTTtactgtattaattttttcacaTATCTTGGCGGTCCAAGGTCACCGGCACGCTGCGCACTGCCCTCCCTCCGCTCCCGTGACGCCTCGCTACACCTACAATTTTGTAGTGCGTCTCGCGTGAAGCTAAGAGCTACCaagttatttgaaaagacTTGTACTACTACCTCCGAATATTTGAGTATTTAAACGGATTTATTACATAgctattcattttttaatttacattattcatatattatatttatgactGACTTTAACATgcatgtttaataaatattgaataaagtttgcttttctgaaataaaaacaactatgattaattaaacaaacattatttcacacaaatatttgtatttcgCCTAAAGGCAACGCCATCTATCGAGCCTAATGAACCTTGAACTTAATTGACTCAGGAACCGCCTGAACAAGGCCAAAAAGCCAGCAAACAGCTAATTGACgcatacatcttactaatataataaatgcaaaagttaagatggatggataggtgtatgtttgtttgaagttatctccggaacggctcagcgGATTTTGAAGAAATTTGCTGTGGCTTATCTGTggatagaacatagtctggaagaacacataagatACCTATTAAGTTTACCACTCGGATGGATTCATGGCAACAGTTAgccaataataatttaattctcaAAGGTAATGTTACAGTAACCGAGACAATTTCATCGGATATTTAATCCAACAGTCTGCTTTTCCCAATGTCAAGACAATGAAGTAACTCGAGTGAGGAGACATGTGTCGGTGACAAGCACGCCACCTGTCGCCGTGCAGGTGAAAGTGACGAGcgacaattaattaaaataataaatatggtgACATTGGCGCGGAGCAGTGAAAGGGGTAGAGATGATAAGCTCACAGCGCGCCCGCCGAATTCAGTGCGACTGGCTGACGCCCGACGACATGTTTGTATCTACATGGTACGATCATtaggttttgttttattaataaaaaggaacACCGagtacattataattaatttttatttaatatttacattttattattctaaaactgaaaagaaaaaaattaatgatgaaAAAATGCACTAGGGCATGGCGTCGTTTGAAGGATTTAAGGCGCCGCTGTGCCCGGCGGGAGTGctgcggcgggcgcgggccgGCGCGGCGCAAGGCGGCGGGAGCGCGCGCTCGCGACTGCCGGCCCGCCGGGCCAAACGACTGGACACGACTACTGCAAATCCCCACAAACGGCCACGATGCCATGTTACCAGCGTAGTGCAGTGCGTAATATTCTCTTTTGCTTAACCTACGTGCCCAGACCTGGTCCCGGAAAGCTACGTCTTCCAGGACCCCATCTGGCTAACCTAAGACTTACAAATAGTCGGACCTGAACACGCACAAAATAGTAGATGAGCCTATTCAAATCTCCCCATGATGTTCGGTAGCATATATACATCCCTCTGCCGCCTCTTACGGCTTGCCCGGGAGGATAAGCAGCTGTTGCATTCTTTTTAAATCCCACATCAGCACGGGATTGGGGGCTGGACCTCGACCGCGCTGACTTCGGCGATGCGTGCGGCCTGAGACAACGGCGCTCGCCGCTCGTCCACGATAGGTGAGGCGCGGCTCGCGAGGTGCAACGTGACATCGCGAGGAGCCAGTCGCGCCCCCTGGCAGCCGCGAGGCCGAGTGCGTGCGGCGCGAAGCAAGCGACGGACGCGTCCCTCGGGACACACCTCGTCGACGTCAGCGCGACTTACAAAGGTCGGTGGATCGGCCCCCGAGGTTCCCTCAGTCGCCTCTTACGACACCCGCGGGAGGACATGGGGTGGCGACATTCTAACGCCGGCGCCACACGGCACCCTAGCTATCTCTTACATCGCCTTTAATGAGTGAATAATCCTGAAATCCAGATTATTGATTCCTTACGGGACAGTTTGTATACCATGATGATGTTATTGATTACCAAAAAGGAAATTTCGACAAAACCTGTTGACTTGGTAAAAATTGCATGAGATCCGCGGATGGTTACATTTcttgttattgtttattcGCTGACGGTGATTGTCAGCTGTTTGCTGCGGCTGGTCTCGAAGCGGTCCATCGTCTTGATGTCCATTATCATACAGATGGACACGGCCAGCCCGAGCACCATGATGCACGACACCATCAGACCGGACCTGAAAGAGTACCTCATTTTGAATACTAAGTCATTGCAAGTATCCCAGCAAGCACTTGTACTATCGGtagtaaaaaaacatcttcATTTTCCTGAAGTCATCGTGAAAGTTGCTAGAAGTCTAATAAATACTTACCATATGGGGACTGAAGTGAAACCGATGCAATCGAAAGCGTCGCCAAACTTCTGAGTGTTCTCCATGAATGGTTGCATCTGAAAATATGTACagaaatttttgtaacattctTGAAACATGCACGGgcgaaattttacatttacatcaATGGCTTTTGTCATACACTCCCATTAACTGTTAGTAGCGTTATTCTTCTAGTATACTATGATATATAGTGACCATTATATCCGGGAAGGTGAGCGTTGCGTTGTCAGCCGCGTAGACGAGCGGCTGCGGGCAGCTGTATGCGTGGCCGAGCACTGCTGCGGGCGCTGCTGGCGGCGCGGGCGGCAGCAGGCCGAGCCCAACGCCCCGCCCTCGCGTCACCTCCACGCCCGCCGCAGACCACCAGCCCGCCGACTGCTTGAAGCTGAACTCCAACGTTATCTGAAAACAGAAGAAATTCCATCAAATTATTCGTCGACATAAAGCGCGATAATTGAAGGTTTTTATGCACCGATAACTAATATTTCGAAGTCTTCTTTTATCGTGCGCACGTCAAGGTATCGGAATAAATTGGCAGCGTTAATTCAAGTTATATATCTGATCGCCACATGGAAAGGAAACTCttcaaaaaatacaactaGTAATGAAGCAGACCTTGTCTCTTGTGTTGTCACCGTCGGCGAAGCGCACAACGAGGATGGTGTAGAGGCGCGTGGGCTTGATGGTGGGCTCGCCAATGGGCGTGTCCAAAACGGTCACGCTGCCATCTGCCCACTGCAGCTCTGGCCAGCCCGATGAATATAGCAACGCTGCCTTGCCTGGCGGTCCTGGCGATTCGTGAAAACTACCATAACGTAAGTCGCTTAACATTTTAGATAATCCTAGGTAGATTCAAATATAGCAAACGAATAAGCGGCACACAGTCAAAGGAGTACAGATAGATTTTCTTATTGCTAAGATTGCAGCTCCCAGTTTGTTCGCTTAATGTTCTAACTAGTACTCAAGGTTTTGTTCTTGAAACTGGATATTTTCCCCTCAAACCGTGCCACTGCAAAATCCAATATCATCATACCAATATCCTCTAAAATAGGTAATGTTGTTATTAAAGCTACTTTGACCGTACCAGTAGCATTGTAGAGGGCGTACTTAGGCAGCACCTTGGCGGGCTTGTCGTCGTCGGCGGCGGCAGCGAGCTGAGTGGACCTAGGCGCATCCGTGGCCTCACGCTTCACCCGGCCCACCTCCCCCCACTCGCCTGACTCCGTAACCTCGGGTCCCAGGTACTCCGCCTGGCTCTGCGACACCGAATTGCCTAGAGCGGTGACACGCCGATTAGATCATCATTATAATGGCATCATTTGATCGCGCCAGCTTGTTacgtacatttaattatatttataaacatgcaTGTCTTCATATACCGAAAGATCTAGCGTgcagtgtttttaatttttgtgaaTGTTCCAGTAAAATTGTTGAACATTCGCTGTGCACAAAGTAAGTACGTTCGCAGTCGCTAGCGCAGCAGTAGAGTGCAGCGACCCAGATGCCCAGGTGCCCGAGTGCCCGAGGGAGCGGCGTGGAGGTAGTTTACCCAGGACGCCGAGCACGCGACCCGGCCCGTATATATCCTGCAGCCGCGCGAAGGTCTCTGTCATCTGAGCATCGCGTTCCGACCACGGCCCCTGCAGCGTCAGCACCTGCATACAACAAACACAGCATTAGTTCAAGTTGCAAAAGTgtgtcgaatattttttataaagtggcaaacgagcatggGGCCTGAATGCGGCCTGAactcgctgaaatagcgaagccatcgctgcccatggacatctgcaattgcagatgcgtcgcctacctttaataaacaaaggagaggacgcacagaaataggACATTACCCCTTCCTATGccattgcttttattttattcatcctTCCTTttccatcatttccttataagaattatttgaaatgcCATTAGACTATCACGATAGCAATATCCAATCTACGTAATGGTTGGTTCTAACTGTATCCATTGTATTTACTGTTTAACGATTTTATCTAAATACAGTTCCATGGCAAAGATGATGGCTGGATACCCCACCTACATTTTTCCCATCCCCCGCCTTCTCCCCCGATTCCCCGTCGCCACCCTCTATTCTCCTCCAATTCCCGGTCCGATTGAATCACACgacttgaattattttcaaaatggccGATTGAAGAAAATGGACAATTAAATTCGATGGAACTATTCCTTTATTTTATAGCGTTGAAAGAGCGTAGGTTAAGTTTCTCACGACGTTTTTCGTAAATGGTCAGGCTAAGTTATGTATCCAGACACCGATACAAGTGTCATGAGAACAAACATTTAGACGCATGCGCAGGGGCGCGGTCGCAGGTGCGGCTGACGACAGCGACTACCACCCTCCCCCACCCTACCCCACCGCACCCGATCCCCTCTCACTCCCACCCCTCTGACTTATTGAAACGCAAAAAGTATAAATCAATATCTGTTGCCTTGATGACCTTTGAGAGAGAGATGAAGGTTCAAAATAGTATCAAGCCTAGGTATTATGACGtaatcatttttttgtaacacaaCAATAGTGTCTCGCGACATATCTTCAATCTTTCATTTCAAAGTAAGgtctttatataaatgaactaaacaatttataatgagaattaattattgtatttattttattcaaagagattcgaatataatacataatagttatatttttttcaaattctttGATGTTACAATGTTGTAAATACCAAATTGCACTAACCTGTGTCTCGTTGCTGACGTAGTCGGGGTGCACGTCGAGAAAGTCCTGCGGCAGCACTAACACGCTCTGGCGCTCCAGCATCTTTCTCAGCCTCGGGAAGTACCCGCTGGACAGCGGCACCGGGTCCTGGTTGTTGAACACCACGATGGCCGCCTGCTCGCCGTAGATCCGCATCAGATCATCCTGCTCCAGGTACCGCAGCGCAGTCCGCTTGTACTTCTCCAGGGACCGCGGCCCGAAGAACAGGAACGGACCCTCCAGGTTCCCCCGGCACAGCCCCGCGAGCCATGCCACCAGGAACGCAGTCGCCCCCACATGCATGTCGTAGACGACTGAGAGCAGGGGATGCCCTGCGCCCCTTATAAACCCT
Protein-coding sequences here:
- the LOC123722371 gene encoding uncharacterized protein LOC123722371, whose product is MHVGATAFLVAWLAGLCRGNLEGPFLFFGPRSLEKYKRTALRYLEQDDLMRIYGEQAAIVVFNNQDPVPLSSGYFPRLRKMLERQSVLVLPQDFLDVHPDYVSNETQVLTLQGPWSERDAQMTETFARLQDIYGPGRVLGVLGNSVSQSQAEYLGPEVTESGEWGEVGRVKREATDAPRSTQLAAAADDDKPAKVLPKYALYNATGPPGKAALLYSSGWPELQWADGSVTVLDTPIGEPTIKPTRLYTILVVRFADGDNTRDKITLEFSFKQSAGWWSAAGVEVTRGRGVGLGLLPPAPPAAPAAVLGHAYSCPQPLVYAADNATLTFPDIMMQPFMENTQKFGDAFDCIGFTSVPIWSGLMVSCIMVLGLAVSICMIMDIKTMDRFETSRSKQLTITVSE